Proteins encoded by one window of Culicoides brevitarsis isolate CSIRO-B50_1 chromosome 2, AGI_CSIRO_Cbre_v1, whole genome shotgun sequence:
- the LOC134832766 gene encoding arginine-glutamic acid dipeptide repeats protein isoform X11 translates to MAATTEGEIRVGPGHQVNGDIYAKLPDYQPIENYKPEKDGLRELEETRWNPGVVLDGDLLMYLRAARSISAFQGMCDGGSPEDGCVAASRDDTTINALDVLHDSGYDPGKALEALLKFPVPKGIDKKWTEEETKRFIKGLRQFGKNFFRIHTDLLPHKATPELVEFYYLWKKTPGANNNRPHRRRRASSLRRIRNTRTNSNAGNNNKETAKEKENNKNNKDQTPEPQVAETTPTTIVAASTITTTNTTTTTTNSTNSNTNNNKEENSSVSEDDASECDSDSSTTNKGSIVASGEFGEESPSRMRTRNKQTAKDQNNTSGKRAKRGTDTPDTTAQNDNPKTPSKTEKKNNKATKETPQKGKKRPNESEPIEQNDDKDMKRKRSDSPAESVTTDSRPGSVLDEAESNSEPSETALVAKEGEEKDPLSLPTDEKTSSPKEEIVADQKPTENPVTDDKEIAPNDAKKDDDAPETPAVPVKEQEMLKQLANMKQETANNANNTEEVKDVVYSIKKEPRDEQNNQAETPAENEPHDLKVKLEIKSEGKPAVGDEKLPVDTEKAENSEDAENLTTTKAPTASAEDEKVETKVFADKPPASGDQIMIKSFAQDLSGSGKYPPPAPEGDTKYDGVPLKGAYPPAGAIRHPYGAEMMKFDPVTGKYPPMGPQDMKFGAPDAHLGMKFGGEQMPKLQFSAENLIKNSDPAKYARPESPSSRVTPNQDSQGSNSSSQPPLAIPSRLPGENWSPLTSQSGPANTPPTSSNALTPTTQSPSPFFSSTGPFHRPYQDSKPPSSTTGQFPPAAHQGATQSPQFASLGGPPLPSASSQNISAAPGRPNEALPHSARDPNGGPPARGPSPMTPMIPGMPPSAAAMLNHSLPLHLPHPNMHLPPSHLGGPLHPGALLPPSMGGPNAPLSLIGPPSQPSSALTTLMDVAAGRRSPSARTDLHPPPSSSSSAASTQNTPSASSINRSSPSVSSASNSLHRSQSPAGSQAGGLSRTSPLHPIAQSPLGPHSQTASSTMAAIAAERERQIMRQQSPHMTPPPTSVSSLMVSPLNKLYPSSGPHQRGSLGTSPPPPSHFRPGASPPVIRHAQHPSMALPIPMMGHPSQAMLHPSQNPYAHPLSMFYPHGPFPPGYSPYGPSPYGPGFAYIKPPGPDGQLMGHHPTSVPPPRQDESPHGNSKPLTPHDKNKTPTPTTPKPSSSGPPTGYPGYPPGHPYMDPHMAGKQTHMEALRGHALSAAGHGPLQVDTLDIEPDPEPPSPVHNIDRGPSPEAKPDDTECHRSQSAIFVRRCDRGDYNSCTRTDLEFKPVPDSKLAKKREERDRKMAEKERERKAQQAQQQAQQAQQKSLPPTPGSSMKPEVKYPDTPALRQLSEYARPHVGFSSVESMVPPSFHPFYNRDRLDPHWMELYRRGMHPSQFPLYANPAAISQLERERLGIPPHLMDPSDPMVKHLLLRLAGEYYHSHNHTHVHLHSQQQSEAGFQLPPNVPSYARPNIMLPRDPADPFLRMSYADQLQAAEFQRQSMQEHYFRQQEREMKVRALEEAARGKPPI, encoded by the exons ATGGCTGCAACAACTGAAGGTGAAATTCGAGTGGGTCCTGGTCATCAGGTAAACGGCGATATTTAT gctAAACTACCAGATTATCAGCCAATTGAGAATTACAAGCCGGAAAAAGATGGTCTACGTGAATTGGAAGAGACACGTTGGAATCCCGGTGTTGTATTGGATGGGGACCTGTTAATGTACCTACGTGCAGCACGTTCTATCTCAGCTTTTCAAGGAATGTGCGACGGTGGTTCACCTGAAGATGGTTGTGTGGCCGCTAGTCGAGACGATACAACAATAAACGCATTAGACGTT ctACACGATTCTGGATACGATCCTGGTAAAGCTCTGGAAGCGCTATTAAAATTTCCGGTGCCAAAAGGAATTGACAAGAAGTGGAcagaagaagaaacaaaacGATTTATCAAAGGATTACGACAATttggaaaaaacttttttcgcatACACACAGATTTATTGCCGCACAAGGCAACCCCCGAATTAGTAGAGTTTTACTACTTGTGGAAGAAAACTCCGGGCGCGAATAATAATCGCCCGCATCGCCGAAGACGCGCAAGCAGCTTGCGTCGCATCCGTAATACACGAACAAACAGCAACGCCGGCAATAATAACAAAGAAACGGCAAAAGAGaaggaaaacaacaaaaacaacaaggaTCAAACGCCCGAACCGCAAGTTGCCGAAACGACGCCAACGACAATTGTCGCTGCCTCCACGATCACGACGACAAACACGaccacgacgacgacaaatagCACGAACAGCAACacgaacaacaacaaggaAGAAAACAGCTCCGTTTCGGAGGACGATGCTAGTGAGTGCGACAGTGATTCGAGTACAACAAACAAAGGATCAATTGTAGCCAGTGGAGAATTTGGTGAAGAATCACCATCGAGAATGCGTACacgcaacaaacaaacagccAAGGATCAAAACAATACGAGTGGCAAACGGGCGAAACGTGGCACCGACACGCCAGACACGACCGCGCAAAATGACAACCCAAAGACGCCGAGCAAGACGGAGAAGAAGAACAACAAAGCCACGAAAGAGACGCCGCAAAAGGGCAAGAAACGCCCCAACGAGTCGGAGCCCATCGAGCAAAATGACGACAAAGACATGAAACGCAAGCGTTCCGACAGCCCGGCGGAGAGCGTAACAACCGACAGTCGTCCCGGAAGTGTGCTCGACGAAGCCGAATCGAACAGCGAGCCCTCAGAAACTGCCCTCGTTGCAAAAGAAGGCGAAGAAAAAGACCCGCTGTCATTGCCGACAGACGAAAAAACATCATCGCCCAAAGAAGAAATCGTCGCCGATCAAAAACCAACTGAAAATCCCGTCACGGACGACAAAGAAATCGCTCCGAATGACGCGAAAAAGGATGACGACGCCCCAGAAACACCCGCAGTTCCCGTCAAAGAGCAAGAAATGCTGAAACAACTCGCAAACATGAAACAAGAAACCGCAAATAACGCGAATAACACGGAAGAAGTGAAAGATGTCGTCTACAGCATAAAGAAGGAACCGCGCGACGAACAAAACAATCAAGCGGAAACACCCGCAGAAAACGAACCGCATGATCTCAAAGTGAAATTAGAAATCAAATCGGAGGGAAAACCCGCAGTTGGCGACGAAAAACTCCCCGTTGACACAGAAAAAGCCGAAAATTCCGAAGATGCGGAAAATTTGACAACTACAAAGGCTCCAACAGCCTCCGCGGAAGACGAAAAAGTCGAAACGAAAGTTTTCGCGGATAAACCTCCCGCATCTGGAGATCAAATAATGATCAAATCATTCGCACAAGACCTTTCGGGAAGCGGAAAATATCCTCCGCCCGCTCCGGAGGGCGACACAAAATACGATGGTGTTCCATTAAAAGGTGCTTATCCCCCCGCCGGAGCAATTCGACATCCATACGGTGcggaaatgatgaaatttgatcCCGTTACAGGCAAATATCCGCCAATGGGACCTCAAGACATGAAATTTGGCGCTCCTGATGCGCATCTCGGTATGAAATTCGGCGGAGAACAAATGCCCAAGTTGCAATTTTCGGcagaaaatttgattaaaaatagtgATCCAGCGAAATATGCAAGACCTGAAAGTCCCTCGTCTCGCGTCACGCCGAATCAGGATAGTCAGGGAAGTAATAGTAGTTCACAACCGCCGCTTGCGATCCCATCACGATTGCCGGGTGAGAATTGGTCTCCTTTGACATCGCAATCAGGTCCTGCTAACACGCCGCCAACGTCGAGTAACGCATTGACACCGACAACGCAAAGCCCATCGCCGTTCTTCTCGTCAACGGGACCCTTCCATCGCCCGTATCAAGATTCGAAGCCCCCCAGCAGCACAACGGGTCAATTTCCGCCTGCTGCGCATCAAGGCGCCACGCAATCTCCGCAATTTGCGTCACTCGGAGGTCCTCCGCTTCCATCGGCATCGTCGCAAAACATATCAGCAGCGCCGGGAAGACCCAACGAAGCGTTACCGCATTCAGCGCGCGATCCAAATGGAGGTCCTCCTGCACGTGGGCCGTCGCCCATGACACCCATGATTCCGGGAATGCCGCCTTCCGCAGCCGCAATGTTGAATCATTCACTGCCTTTGCACTTACCGCATCCCAATATGCATTTGCCGCCGTCGCATCTTGGAGGTCCCTTGCATCCCGGCGCTCTTTTACCGCCATCTATGGGCGGCCCAAATGCTCCATTGTCGCTAATTGGACCGCCGTCGCAACCTTCAAGTGCATTAACGACACTCATGGATGTCGCAGCAGGACGTCGTTCGCCAAGTGCTCGCACAGATTTACATCCGCCGCCATCTTCGTCGTCATCCGCAGCTTCGACGCAAAATACTCCCTCAGCTTCGTCGATTAATCGATCGAGTCCGAGTGTTTCGAGTGCTTCAAATTCGCTTCATCGTTCGCAGAGCCCTGCCGGAAGTCAAGCTGGCGGTTTGAGTCGAACATCTCCCTTGCATCCGATCGCACAAAGTCCCCTGGGACCTCATTCGCAAACCGCATCGTCGACAATGGCTGCCATCGCTGCAGAACGCGAACGTCAAATTATGCGACAACAATCACCTCACATGACGCCGCCTCCCACGAGTGTTTCCTCGTTGATGGTAAGTCCGCTGAACAAACTTTATCCATCGTCGGGACCACATCAACGCGGAAGTTTGGGCACTTCTCCGCCGCCGCCATCGCATTTCAGACCTGGCGCATCGCCGCCTGTTATTCGACACGCACAACACCCTTCGATGGCTTTGCCGATTCCCATGATGGGACATCCGTCGCAAGCGATGCTGCATCCGTCGCAAAACCCGTATGCGCATCCGTTGTCGATGTTTTATCCGCATGGTCCCTTTCCGCCGGGATATTCTCCGTATGGACCTTCGCCGTATGGACCGGGATTTGCGTATATTAAGCCTCCGGGTCCCGATGGTCAATTAATGGGACATCATCCGACGAGTGTTCCGCCTCCGAGACAAGATGAATCGCCGCACGGGAATAGCAAACCACTTACGCCGCATGATAAAAACAAGACGCCTACTCCGACGACGCCAAAACCATCGAGTTCGGGACCGCCAACAGGTTATCCGGGATATCCGCCGGGACATCCGTACATGGATCCGCATATGGCGGGCAAACAAACGCACATGGAAGCACTCAGAGGACATGCACTTTCTGCTGCGGGACATGGACCAT TACAAGTCGACACATTGGATATTGAGCCAGATCCTGAACCTCCATCGCCCGTTCACAATATCGATCGAGGCCCAAGTCCTGAAGCTAAACCCGACGACACCGAATGTCACAGATCACAATCCGCAAT ATTTGTCCGACGATGTGACAGAGGTGACTACAACTCATGCACTCGTACAGATTTAGAATTCAAGCCAGTGCCTGATTCTAAATTAGCGAAGAAACGGGAAGAGCGCGATCGAAAGATGGCTGAAAAGGAACGTGAGAGaaaa gcTCAGCAAGCACAACAACAAGCCCAACAAGCACAACAGAAATCTTTACCTCCGACTCCGGGATCAAGTATGAAGCCAGAAGTCAAATATCCAGACACTCCTGCGCTGCGACAACTTTCCGAATATGCAAGACCTCATGTTGGATTCAG TTCTGTGGAATCGATGGTGCCGCCCTCCTTCCATCCATTTTACAATCGTGATAG ATTGGATCCCCATTGGATGGAGTTGTATCGCAg AGGGATGCACCCGTCCCAATTTCCGTTGTACGCAAATCCAGCGGCAATTTCGCAGTTGGAACGCGAACGTTTGGGTATTCCTCCACATTTGATGGATCCGTCAGACCCAATGGTAAAACATTTATTA ctaCGATTGGCTGGTGAATACTATCACTCCCATAATCATACTCATGTCCATTTACATTCACAGCAGCAATCTGAGGCAGGATTTCAGCTACCAC cGAATGTACCTTCTTATGCGAGACCGAACATTATGTTACCGAGGGATCCAGCAGACCCCTTTTTACGCATGTCCTACGCTGATCAGTTGCAG gctGCTGAGTTCCAAAGGCAGTCAATGCAGGAACATTATTTTAG acaaCAGGAACGTGAAATGAAAGTACGAGCACTCGAGGAAGCTGCACGCGGCAAACCTCCAATCTAA
- the LOC134832766 gene encoding arginine-glutamic acid dipeptide repeats protein isoform X3, whose product MAATTEGEIRVGPGHQVNGDIYAKLPDYQPIENYKPEKDGLRELEETRWNPGVVLDGDLLMYLRAARSISAFQGMCDGGSPEDGCVAASRDDTTINALDVLHDSGYDPGKALEALLKFPVPKGIDKKWTEEETKRFIKGLRQFGKNFFRIHTDLLPHKATPELVEFYYLWKKTPGANNNRPHRRRRASSLRRIRNTRTNSNAGNNNKETAKEKENNKNNKDQTPEPQVAETTPTTIVAASTITTTNTTTTTTNSTNSNTNNNKEENSSVSEDDASECDSDSSTTNKGSIVASGEFGEESPSRMRTRNKQTAKDQNNTSGKRAKRGTDTPDTTAQNDNPKTPSKTEKKNNKATKETPQKGKKRPNESEPIEQNDDKDMKRKRSDSPAESVTTDSRPGSVLDEAESNSEPSETALVAKEGEEKDPLSLPTDEKTSSPKEEIVADQKPTENPVTDDKEIAPNDAKKDDDAPETPAVPVKEQEMLKQLANMKQETANNANNTEEVKDVVYSIKKEPRDEQNNQAETPAENEPHDLKVKLEIKSEGKPAVGDEKLPVDTEKAENSEDAENLTTTKAPTASAEDEKVETKVFADKPPASGDQIMIKSFAQDLSGSGKYPPPAPEGDTKYDGVPLKGAYPPAGAIRHPYGAEMMKFDPVTGKYPPMGPQDMKFGAPDAHLGMKFGGEQMPKLQFSAENLIKNSDPAKYARPESPSSRVTPNQDSQGSNSSSQPPLAIPSRLPGENWSPLTSQSGPANTPPTSSNALTPTTQSPSPFFSSTGPFHRPYQDSKPPSSTTGQFPPAAHQGATQSPQFASLGGPPLPSASSQNISAAPGRPNEALPHSARDPNGGPPARGPSPMTPMIPGMPPSAAAMLNHSLPLHLPHPNMHLPPSHLGGPLHPGALLPPSMGGPNAPLSLIGPPSQPSSALTTLMDVAAGRRSPSARTDLHPPPSSSSSAASTQNTPSASSINRSSPSVSSASNSLHRSQSPAGSQAGGLSRTSPLHPIAQSPLGPHSQTASSTMAAIAAERERQIMRQQSPHMTPPPTSVSSLMVSPLNKLYPSSGPHQRGSLGTSPPPPSHFRPGASPPVIRHAQHPSMALPIPMMGHPSQAMLHPSQNPYAHPLSMFYPHGPFPPGYSPYGPSPYGPGFAYIKPPGPDGQLMGHHPTSVPPPRQDESPHGNSKPLTPHDKNKTPTPTTPKPSSSGPPTGYPGYPPGHPYMDPHMAGKQTHMEALRGHALSAAGHGPLQVDTLDIEPDPEPPSPVHNIDRGPSPEAKPDDTECHRSQSAIFVRRCDRGDYNSCTRTDLEFKPVPDSKLAKKREERDRKMAEKERERKAQQAQQQAQQAQQKSLPPTPGSSMKPEVKYPDTPALRQLSEYARPHVGFSSVESMVPPSFHPFYNRDREFDDPHKHPMQPGMHIPGMPPGMPPASRLDPHWMELYRSRGMHPSQFPLYANPAAISQLERERLGIPPHLMDPSDPMLRLAGEYYHSHNHTHVHLHSQQQSEAGFQLPPNVPSYARPNIMLPRDPADPFLRMSYADQLQAAEFQRQSMQEHYFRQQEREMKVRALEEAARGKPPI is encoded by the exons ATGGCTGCAACAACTGAAGGTGAAATTCGAGTGGGTCCTGGTCATCAGGTAAACGGCGATATTTAT gctAAACTACCAGATTATCAGCCAATTGAGAATTACAAGCCGGAAAAAGATGGTCTACGTGAATTGGAAGAGACACGTTGGAATCCCGGTGTTGTATTGGATGGGGACCTGTTAATGTACCTACGTGCAGCACGTTCTATCTCAGCTTTTCAAGGAATGTGCGACGGTGGTTCACCTGAAGATGGTTGTGTGGCCGCTAGTCGAGACGATACAACAATAAACGCATTAGACGTT ctACACGATTCTGGATACGATCCTGGTAAAGCTCTGGAAGCGCTATTAAAATTTCCGGTGCCAAAAGGAATTGACAAGAAGTGGAcagaagaagaaacaaaacGATTTATCAAAGGATTACGACAATttggaaaaaacttttttcgcatACACACAGATTTATTGCCGCACAAGGCAACCCCCGAATTAGTAGAGTTTTACTACTTGTGGAAGAAAACTCCGGGCGCGAATAATAATCGCCCGCATCGCCGAAGACGCGCAAGCAGCTTGCGTCGCATCCGTAATACACGAACAAACAGCAACGCCGGCAATAATAACAAAGAAACGGCAAAAGAGaaggaaaacaacaaaaacaacaaggaTCAAACGCCCGAACCGCAAGTTGCCGAAACGACGCCAACGACAATTGTCGCTGCCTCCACGATCACGACGACAAACACGaccacgacgacgacaaatagCACGAACAGCAACacgaacaacaacaaggaAGAAAACAGCTCCGTTTCGGAGGACGATGCTAGTGAGTGCGACAGTGATTCGAGTACAACAAACAAAGGATCAATTGTAGCCAGTGGAGAATTTGGTGAAGAATCACCATCGAGAATGCGTACacgcaacaaacaaacagccAAGGATCAAAACAATACGAGTGGCAAACGGGCGAAACGTGGCACCGACACGCCAGACACGACCGCGCAAAATGACAACCCAAAGACGCCGAGCAAGACGGAGAAGAAGAACAACAAAGCCACGAAAGAGACGCCGCAAAAGGGCAAGAAACGCCCCAACGAGTCGGAGCCCATCGAGCAAAATGACGACAAAGACATGAAACGCAAGCGTTCCGACAGCCCGGCGGAGAGCGTAACAACCGACAGTCGTCCCGGAAGTGTGCTCGACGAAGCCGAATCGAACAGCGAGCCCTCAGAAACTGCCCTCGTTGCAAAAGAAGGCGAAGAAAAAGACCCGCTGTCATTGCCGACAGACGAAAAAACATCATCGCCCAAAGAAGAAATCGTCGCCGATCAAAAACCAACTGAAAATCCCGTCACGGACGACAAAGAAATCGCTCCGAATGACGCGAAAAAGGATGACGACGCCCCAGAAACACCCGCAGTTCCCGTCAAAGAGCAAGAAATGCTGAAACAACTCGCAAACATGAAACAAGAAACCGCAAATAACGCGAATAACACGGAAGAAGTGAAAGATGTCGTCTACAGCATAAAGAAGGAACCGCGCGACGAACAAAACAATCAAGCGGAAACACCCGCAGAAAACGAACCGCATGATCTCAAAGTGAAATTAGAAATCAAATCGGAGGGAAAACCCGCAGTTGGCGACGAAAAACTCCCCGTTGACACAGAAAAAGCCGAAAATTCCGAAGATGCGGAAAATTTGACAACTACAAAGGCTCCAACAGCCTCCGCGGAAGACGAAAAAGTCGAAACGAAAGTTTTCGCGGATAAACCTCCCGCATCTGGAGATCAAATAATGATCAAATCATTCGCACAAGACCTTTCGGGAAGCGGAAAATATCCTCCGCCCGCTCCGGAGGGCGACACAAAATACGATGGTGTTCCATTAAAAGGTGCTTATCCCCCCGCCGGAGCAATTCGACATCCATACGGTGcggaaatgatgaaatttgatcCCGTTACAGGCAAATATCCGCCAATGGGACCTCAAGACATGAAATTTGGCGCTCCTGATGCGCATCTCGGTATGAAATTCGGCGGAGAACAAATGCCCAAGTTGCAATTTTCGGcagaaaatttgattaaaaatagtgATCCAGCGAAATATGCAAGACCTGAAAGTCCCTCGTCTCGCGTCACGCCGAATCAGGATAGTCAGGGAAGTAATAGTAGTTCACAACCGCCGCTTGCGATCCCATCACGATTGCCGGGTGAGAATTGGTCTCCTTTGACATCGCAATCAGGTCCTGCTAACACGCCGCCAACGTCGAGTAACGCATTGACACCGACAACGCAAAGCCCATCGCCGTTCTTCTCGTCAACGGGACCCTTCCATCGCCCGTATCAAGATTCGAAGCCCCCCAGCAGCACAACGGGTCAATTTCCGCCTGCTGCGCATCAAGGCGCCACGCAATCTCCGCAATTTGCGTCACTCGGAGGTCCTCCGCTTCCATCGGCATCGTCGCAAAACATATCAGCAGCGCCGGGAAGACCCAACGAAGCGTTACCGCATTCAGCGCGCGATCCAAATGGAGGTCCTCCTGCACGTGGGCCGTCGCCCATGACACCCATGATTCCGGGAATGCCGCCTTCCGCAGCCGCAATGTTGAATCATTCACTGCCTTTGCACTTACCGCATCCCAATATGCATTTGCCGCCGTCGCATCTTGGAGGTCCCTTGCATCCCGGCGCTCTTTTACCGCCATCTATGGGCGGCCCAAATGCTCCATTGTCGCTAATTGGACCGCCGTCGCAACCTTCAAGTGCATTAACGACACTCATGGATGTCGCAGCAGGACGTCGTTCGCCAAGTGCTCGCACAGATTTACATCCGCCGCCATCTTCGTCGTCATCCGCAGCTTCGACGCAAAATACTCCCTCAGCTTCGTCGATTAATCGATCGAGTCCGAGTGTTTCGAGTGCTTCAAATTCGCTTCATCGTTCGCAGAGCCCTGCCGGAAGTCAAGCTGGCGGTTTGAGTCGAACATCTCCCTTGCATCCGATCGCACAAAGTCCCCTGGGACCTCATTCGCAAACCGCATCGTCGACAATGGCTGCCATCGCTGCAGAACGCGAACGTCAAATTATGCGACAACAATCACCTCACATGACGCCGCCTCCCACGAGTGTTTCCTCGTTGATGGTAAGTCCGCTGAACAAACTTTATCCATCGTCGGGACCACATCAACGCGGAAGTTTGGGCACTTCTCCGCCGCCGCCATCGCATTTCAGACCTGGCGCATCGCCGCCTGTTATTCGACACGCACAACACCCTTCGATGGCTTTGCCGATTCCCATGATGGGACATCCGTCGCAAGCGATGCTGCATCCGTCGCAAAACCCGTATGCGCATCCGTTGTCGATGTTTTATCCGCATGGTCCCTTTCCGCCGGGATATTCTCCGTATGGACCTTCGCCGTATGGACCGGGATTTGCGTATATTAAGCCTCCGGGTCCCGATGGTCAATTAATGGGACATCATCCGACGAGTGTTCCGCCTCCGAGACAAGATGAATCGCCGCACGGGAATAGCAAACCACTTACGCCGCATGATAAAAACAAGACGCCTACTCCGACGACGCCAAAACCATCGAGTTCGGGACCGCCAACAGGTTATCCGGGATATCCGCCGGGACATCCGTACATGGATCCGCATATGGCGGGCAAACAAACGCACATGGAAGCACTCAGAGGACATGCACTTTCTGCTGCGGGACATGGACCAT TACAAGTCGACACATTGGATATTGAGCCAGATCCTGAACCTCCATCGCCCGTTCACAATATCGATCGAGGCCCAAGTCCTGAAGCTAAACCCGACGACACCGAATGTCACAGATCACAATCCGCAAT ATTTGTCCGACGATGTGACAGAGGTGACTACAACTCATGCACTCGTACAGATTTAGAATTCAAGCCAGTGCCTGATTCTAAATTAGCGAAGAAACGGGAAGAGCGCGATCGAAAGATGGCTGAAAAGGAACGTGAGAGaaaa gcTCAGCAAGCACAACAACAAGCCCAACAAGCACAACAGAAATCTTTACCTCCGACTCCGGGATCAAGTATGAAGCCAGAAGTCAAATATCCAGACACTCCTGCGCTGCGACAACTTTCCGAATATGCAAGACCTCATGTTGGATTCAG TTCTGTGGAATCGATGGTGCCGCCCTCCTTCCATCCATTTTACAATCGTGATAG ggaATTTGATGATCCTCATAAACATCCGATGCAACCTGGAATGCATATACCCGGAATGCCTCCTGGAATGCCGCCCGCATCTAGATTGGATCCCCATTGGATGGAGTTGTATCGCAg CAGAGGGATGCACCCGTCCCAATTTCCGTTGTACGCAAATCCAGCGGCAATTTCGCAGTTGGAACGCGAACGTTTGGGTATTCCTCCACATTTGATGGATCCGTCAGACCCAATG ctaCGATTGGCTGGTGAATACTATCACTCCCATAATCATACTCATGTCCATTTACATTCACAGCAGCAATCTGAGGCAGGATTTCAGCTACCAC cGAATGTACCTTCTTATGCGAGACCGAACATTATGTTACCGAGGGATCCAGCAGACCCCTTTTTACGCATGTCCTACGCTGATCAGTTGCAG gctGCTGAGTTCCAAAGGCAGTCAATGCAGGAACATTATTTTAG acaaCAGGAACGTGAAATGAAAGTACGAGCACTCGAGGAAGCTGCACGCGGCAAACCTCCAATCTAA